Part of the Pseudobacteriovorax antillogorgiicola genome, TGGGTCTTCACTAAAATAGCTGCGCAACCCTGAGATTCGCTCATCCAATGAAACCTGTTCTTCAGGTTTCTCTTCGGACTTACCTGAATCACTCTCGATCTCCTTCTTGAGCTGCATATATCGCAACTTGTCCTCTAGGCTATCTTTTCCTAAACGTCTAAAGGCCCAGATCAGAATCAAAATAGTAACTAGCCCAAGCAATGCCAAGACCCCAGTGTCGAAGTGTTTTTCAATAAACTTCTCTAGGATTGTCTGGCTTTGGCTAGGTAGATCTTCAGCTGCAAAGCGTGGTGCATCTGGTAAAGGAATTGCCTTCATAGAAACTTTAAGAATACCTTTGGATAGTTTCGCTGCTAGACGCCTATCCAAATTCGCGACATCATCCTTGCTCAAGCTTGTTTCATAGGCATACTCACAACGAGCTCGGCTCAAAAAGTATTGAGGCTCATTGCCCTTAACTTGATCTCTAGTACCTGTAGACAAGCCGGGAAGACTGCGATTAGCTTGCATGGTGACCACTTCATGGCGCTGATAAACACAACCTCTGTAAACACAGGTTTCTTGTGGACACTCCTGTCGCAAAAGATTCTGAAAGGCAAGATCAAGCTCGCGGACTTGCATCAGCATCTCTGCGGGGATTTTTTCTTTAGGCCGGTTCGCTGTCTGACCAAAAATCGGTGCTCCCCAGACTACTGCCAGAACGAGCACGAGCCACCACTGCACTCCGACCAGCTTAAAACTTCTCTTCACCATGATTGTTGACCCCTTAATAAATGCGAATCATCACGCGACGCTGACGATCTTTTAGTTCTTTTTCCGATAGGCTGTCCCCATTAAGTCCTTGTAAAGGACGGGTATCAGCATAGCCTTCGACATGAAGCTTAGTTCTTGGTATTCCGACTACTTCAAGGTGCTCACGAACCACGTGGGCTCTAGCACTGCCTAGCTCCCAGTTGCTTCGATAGCGACTCCCAGCCTTTATAGGTGTGGAGTCGGTATGACCTTCGACGGCAAAATCATATTTACCTGAATAGGGCAAAACTTGAGCCATCACATCGCCAAGGATAGCCTTGAAGCGATCGTCGATCTCAGCAGAGCCCGAAGGAAACACAATCCCTGAATTAAGGGCAATAATCACACCACGATCGGTTAGGTTCGCAGAGACAATCTCCTGATAACCCTGCGCTTCGATATGAGACTCAAGGTCACCTTGAAGCTCCTTCAAGCTATAGGTAGCAGACTGCCCAGCAAGGGCCTCCTGAATCTGCTGCATCTTGACTCGGCTCATTTCCATCGCGGAAAAAAGGGCTACAAAGAAAATCAGGAGATTAGTAATCAAATCTGCATAGGATAGGAGCCACGACTCGTCGCTCGATTTTTTTCTCGATAATTCAAAATCTTCCATTGTCTAGCCCATCTTAACCAGTTGCTTTACCGTCTTGTGACAGCGTTTTAAAACTTGGATGCGTTGGTTCATCAAGGTCGAAAGAAAGCTACCGATCGGTCCTGCAACCCCAGACCCAAGAACCAAGCCGTATAAAGTTGAAAGAAGTGCGAGGGAAAGACTAGCTCCAATATTAGAGTCCCCCGTACCAAAATCTTTGAATAGCAGGATCATACCAGTAAGCGTTCCCACCATACCAAATGCTGGCCCCAGCT contains:
- a CDS encoding flagellar motor protein MotB; protein product: MEDFELSRKKSSDESWLLSYADLITNLLIFFVALFSAMEMSRVKMQQIQEALAGQSATYSLKELQGDLESHIEAQGYQEIVSANLTDRGVIIALNSGIVFPSGSAEIDDRFKAILGDVMAQVLPYSGKYDFAVEGHTDSTPIKAGSRYRSNWELGSARAHVVREHLEVVGIPRTKLHVEGYADTRPLQGLNGDSLSEKELKDRQRRVMIRIY